aaaaaaaaaaaaaaaaaaaaaaatgttatttgtgCATTAATTAGGGGAAGGGAAATAGGGAATGTTgacaaaaagataataatagaGGGTAGCAGcggctaaatttttttttttggttgaagcGGCTAAAATTTTATAGTCAGTACTCAGTACTACTCACTACTCAGTAGACGTCGTCTTACGTCTAACTAATTCGACACCATATTGCAAAAGAGAAGGATTGTTATTTATACTACTATATGTACAGTACAGACTACAGAGACACCCATTGGAGAcgagaacaaaatatatatgcGTTTTCCACTCTACAAGCCTAATGATTAACTCATGGCCTTAGTCTATAGTAGTGTAAACTCAAGATAGATTCGAACATGAATTGAAGATAGCGTAGTGCTCATTGTCGCTGAACTCGAAATCGCCGCCAGCTCCAAACATCATGAGCTCCTGATGAGAACCCAAAACATCGATAGATGTACTAGTGTCCCCACTAGCGTAAATggcctgatgatgatgatgatgatcctctTCGAACACTATTTCGGGCCACACCAACGCCGTGGACGAACCATGAGGACGATgattctcttcctcctccttcatcGAGGTCGTCAAACTAGGACTCTGGTGCTCTTCCATATCCATGGTGATCTCATCATGATGATTATCACAAGCCTTGACCTCGGGTATTGCTGCGTTGGTGTTGCACGTGTGGCTTCCCATGTATGTGATGCTGAACATCCTTGGTTCGAGCTCCACCTTCTGGACTTGCTTTGTTGCCTTGCACCCTTGAGTGTACTTGTGTGTGCACCTAAAGTAACttctgcaaaacataaattaaagaaaaaataatttaggccaaaatttatt
The sequence above is drawn from the Camelina sativa cultivar DH55 chromosome 4, Cs, whole genome shotgun sequence genome and encodes:
- the LOC104781541 gene encoding probable WRKY transcription factor 70 gives rise to the protein MDTNKAIKLKVMNYHLVEGHEFATKLQQLLSQPGSGQGSAEDLAAKILETFNKAISILDSIEPLSSSSSSLAAVEGSQNASCDNDGKFEDSGDSRKRLGPVKGKRGCYKRKKRSETWTKQSPILEDTYSWRKYGQKEILNAKFPRSYFRCTHKYTQGCKATKQVQKVELEPRMFSITYMGSHTCNTNAAIPEVKACDNHHDEITMDMEEHQSPSLTTSMKEEEENHRPHGSSTALVWPEIVFEEDHHHHHQAIYASGDTSTSIDVLGSHQELMMFGAGGDFEFSDNEHYAIFNSCSNLS